A single Leptolyngbya ohadii IS1 DNA region contains:
- the sat gene encoding sulfate adenylyltransferase — protein sequence MTQQAASIAPHGGQLINRIATPAQRQEFLAMADSLQRVQMDVRTTSDLVMIAIGGFSPLTGFMEREDYESVVTSMYLSNGLPWSIPITLSVTEEVAEPLREGTLIRLDDPSGRFVGVLELSRKYTYDKAKEAVNVYRTDDENHPGVKVVYQQGNVNLAGDVWLLERDAHPLFPAYQIDPAVSRQMFQEKGWKTIVGFQTRNPIHRAHEYIIKCAMETVDGLFLHPLVGATKEDDIAADVRMRCYEIMLEHYFPTDRVILAINPAAMRYAGPREAIFHALVRKNYGCTHFIVGRDHAGVGDYYGTYDAQYIFDEFDPQALGITPMKFEHAFYCTRTQAMATTKTSPSKPEERVHLSGTKVREMLRRGELPPPEFSRPLVAAELARAMQIAG from the coding sequence TTGACTCAGCAAGCGGCAAGCATTGCGCCCCACGGCGGACAGTTAATTAATCGGATTGCGACCCCGGCACAGCGGCAAGAGTTTCTGGCAATGGCAGATTCGCTGCAACGGGTGCAGATGGATGTACGAACGACCTCCGATCTCGTGATGATTGCGATCGGTGGATTCAGCCCCCTCACCGGATTTATGGAGCGGGAGGACTACGAATCCGTCGTTACCAGTATGTATCTGTCGAACGGGTTGCCCTGGTCAATTCCGATTACCCTGTCTGTGACGGAAGAGGTGGCAGAGCCGCTGCGCGAAGGTACGCTGATTCGCCTGGACGATCCGAGCGGTCGGTTTGTGGGTGTGCTGGAACTGTCGCGCAAATACACCTACGACAAGGCAAAGGAAGCCGTTAACGTCTATCGCACCGACGACGAGAATCACCCCGGCGTGAAGGTCGTTTATCAGCAGGGCAATGTCAACCTGGCAGGGGATGTTTGGCTGCTGGAACGCGATGCCCATCCTCTGTTCCCGGCGTACCAGATCGATCCGGCAGTGTCGCGTCAGATGTTTCAGGAAAAGGGCTGGAAGACGATCGTGGGTTTCCAAACTCGTAACCCGATCCACCGTGCCCACGAATACATCATCAAATGCGCGATGGAAACGGTAGACGGGCTGTTCCTCCATCCTCTCGTCGGCGCAACTAAGGAAGATGACATTGCCGCCGATGTGCGGATGCGCTGCTACGAAATCATGCTGGAACATTACTTCCCGACCGATCGCGTGATTCTGGCAATCAACCCTGCCGCCATGCGCTACGCCGGACCCCGCGAAGCCATCTTCCATGCCCTGGTGCGGAAAAACTACGGCTGCACCCATTTCATCGTCGGGCGCGATCATGCAGGGGTAGGCGACTACTACGGCACCTACGACGCGCAGTACATCTTCGACGAATTCGATCCGCAGGCGTTAGGCATTACTCCCATGAAGTTTGAACACGCCTTCTACTGCACGCGGACGCAGGCAATGGCAACCACCAAGACTAGTCCCAGCAAGCCCGAAGAGCGGGTTCACCTCTCTGGGACAAAGGTGCGGGAAATGCTGCGTCGGGGAGAACTGCCGCCGCCCGAATTCTCCCGTCCTCTGGTGGCAGCGGAACTCGCACGCGCTATGCAGATTGCTGGCTAG
- a CDS encoding FAD-dependent oxidoreductase, translating to MRQKTEVLVVGGGAGGTAAAIQAARAGVQTILVSEFGWLGGMLTAAGVAAPDGNELLSFQTGLWGAFLRELQQRQPEGLDHAWVSFFTYEPRIGFEIFEDWVRQLPSLHWISGQTPCEVIRQGNRVTAVQFQDWTIAADIIIDATELGDVLALAEVPHRWGWEWQSEFGEPSAPVERTPLTDRFPVQAPTWVFLMQDFGAPAEQIPASPDYNADRFAGTWEGYGAELFLNYGRLPRNRFMLNFPQQGNDYGVKLDRLVESEKARQEFLQEAFDHAQGYAHFLQNALKSELGDRYGLATDSFPSLPPKQLGGGAFALHPYFRESRRLRGLVTVCEQDILPVSGGQVAALPMNEAGQVESIVIGNYANDHHYPGDNIPLKPKSLRWGGRWTGTPFSLPYRCLIPAEVEGLLVCEKNISVSHMANGATRLQPVVLGLGQAAGMAAALCVQRRCPPQELPVRDLQTALLKDPIAPAAVIPLFNVTPQNADWLHWQQHFLDRPEDYPISGTIQRPDSSTDRRKPVLTPFSQAFKGTFERRGEQNYQLHLTHAIAPNLNTLSLVTLDGEVDRLLQTCVTGQTLTVVARLNRSGSWLLVEAIHL from the coding sequence ATGCGGCAGAAAACTGAAGTGCTAGTCGTGGGTGGAGGAGCAGGCGGCACAGCGGCGGCAATTCAGGCGGCAAGAGCAGGAGTGCAAACTATTCTAGTCAGCGAGTTTGGCTGGCTGGGCGGCATGCTGACTGCGGCGGGGGTAGCAGCACCGGACGGGAATGAACTGCTGTCATTCCAAACCGGACTGTGGGGGGCTTTTTTACGCGAGCTGCAACAGCGTCAGCCCGAAGGTTTAGACCATGCCTGGGTCAGCTTTTTCACCTATGAGCCGCGCATTGGCTTTGAGATTTTTGAGGACTGGGTGCGCCAGTTGCCATCCCTACATTGGATTTCGGGTCAAACTCCCTGCGAAGTCATCCGACAAGGCAATCGTGTTACAGCAGTTCAGTTTCAAGATTGGACGATCGCCGCAGACATTATTATTGATGCGACAGAACTGGGGGATGTGCTGGCACTGGCAGAGGTTCCGCATCGGTGGGGCTGGGAGTGGCAGAGCGAATTTGGCGAACCGAGCGCACCTGTCGAGAGAACGCCTTTAACCGATCGCTTTCCGGTGCAGGCTCCGACCTGGGTATTTTTAATGCAGGATTTTGGTGCGCCTGCTGAACAAATTCCGGCTTCCCCTGACTACAATGCCGATCGCTTTGCAGGAACCTGGGAAGGCTACGGTGCAGAGCTGTTTTTGAACTACGGTCGCTTGCCCCGAAATCGCTTTATGCTGAACTTCCCGCAGCAGGGGAATGACTACGGGGTGAAACTCGATCGCCTCGTGGAATCTGAGAAGGCAAGGCAGGAATTTCTTCAGGAGGCTTTCGACCACGCTCAGGGCTACGCCCACTTTCTACAAAATGCCCTGAAAAGCGAGTTGGGCGATCGCTATGGTTTAGCAACGGATAGTTTTCCCTCCCTTCCGCCAAAACAGCTGGGTGGCGGAGCTTTTGCCCTGCATCCCTATTTTCGCGAGAGTCGGCGGCTGCGGGGATTAGTCACAGTCTGCGAACAGGATATCTTGCCGGTGTCGGGCGGACAGGTGGCAGCGTTACCCATGAATGAAGCGGGACAGGTAGAGTCGATCGTGATCGGCAACTATGCAAACGATCACCACTATCCGGGAGACAATATTCCATTAAAGCCAAAATCGTTGCGCTGGGGGGGACGCTGGACGGGAACGCCGTTTTCCTTGCCCTACCGCTGTTTAATTCCTGCTGAGGTCGAAGGTCTACTGGTCTGCGAGAAGAACATTTCAGTGTCTCACATGGCAAATGGCGCAACCCGGCTTCAGCCCGTCGTCCTGGGATTGGGACAAGCCGCAGGCATGGCAGCCGCCCTTTGTGTGCAGCGTCGTTGTCCGCCCCAGGAATTACCCGTCCGCGACCTACAAACCGCCCTGCTCAAAGACCCGATCGCCCCTGCTGCCGTCATTCCTTTGTTTAACGTCACGCCCCAGAATGCAGACTGGCTCCACTGGCAGCAGCATTTCCTCGATCGCCCCGAAGACTATCCGATCAGCGGCACAATTCAGCGACCTGATTCGTCAACCGATCGGAGAAAACCAGTTCTAACCCCCTTCAGTCAAGCTTTTAAGGGAACCTTTGAACGACGGGGAGAGCAGAACTATCAGCTGCATCTCACTCATGCGATCGCCCCAAATCTAAATACGCTGAGTCTGGTGACGCTGGATGGGGAAGTCGATCGCCTGCTTCAAACCTGCGTGACGGGGCAAACACTGACTGTAGTGGCAAGGCTCAACCGATCGGGGTCGTGGCTGCTCGTTGAGGCGATCCACCTGTGA
- a CDS encoding DUF3493 domain-containing protein: MPDSSPKPSANRNLRSQPSNLDPEKYAQLKAELQNPYRGLRQFIYIGCGASGFVGAFIFLAQLIAGRDVTAALPNFAIQVGVIALMVWLYRLERRNSRKSQP; the protein is encoded by the coding sequence ATGCCCGACTCCTCTCCAAAGCCGTCCGCAAACCGGAATCTGCGATCGCAGCCCTCTAACCTCGATCCAGAAAAATATGCCCAGCTCAAAGCAGAGCTGCAAAATCCCTATCGTGGATTGCGGCAGTTTATCTATATCGGCTGTGGAGCATCTGGTTTTGTTGGCGCGTTTATCTTTTTAGCGCAGTTGATCGCCGGACGCGATGTGACGGCTGCCCTACCTAATTTTGCAATTCAGGTGGGTGTGATTGCCCTCATGGTCTGGCTCTATCGCCTAGAGCGGCGGAATTCCCGAAAGTCTCAGCCCTAG
- a CDS encoding serine/threonine-protein kinase yields the protein MSYCLNSACPHPENLTHTELCQACGAKLLLRDRYRVVQALGQGGFGATFLAKDEALPGNPYCVIKQLRPASTSAHVMQMARVLFQREATTLGKVGNHPQVPRLLDYFEANQEFYLVQEYISGSTLQQEVKRSGPFSEAGVKQFLSEVLPMLQYIHSQQVIHRDIKPANLIRRAQDKKLVLIDFGAVKDQVSPARANASENTALTQYAIGTPGYAPPEQMAMRPVYASDIYALGVTCLYLLTSKSPKDMEYDPATGEILWRQYVHVSEHFAEVLQKMLEVSVRHRYQNAAEVLRALDLEPYLDSLARSMVNQPHRSRPAGSTTPDWNSGNRTQGTVPGSIVHSSPSSPSARMAAAIRARQAKSDNSRADLTQIQTGALRRRSPQSIDGLPHSSSGMKKTDDRPATAPRKLNAEELATAYAKGRRDFTSHDLSLLQLPKVDLSGANFHSAKLCKTNLQGANLFNADFGYASLAQAICRNANFARAYLSHADLGGADLRGADLSYAYLSQANLRGANLCGADLTGAKITDEQLATARTNWATIHPSGKRGLW from the coding sequence ATGAGCTACTGCTTAAATTCAGCCTGTCCCCATCCCGAAAATTTAACCCATACGGAGCTATGTCAGGCGTGTGGCGCAAAGCTGCTGTTGCGCGATCGGTATCGAGTTGTCCAGGCATTAGGGCAGGGGGGCTTCGGTGCAACGTTTCTGGCAAAAGATGAGGCACTGCCGGGTAATCCCTATTGCGTGATCAAGCAGCTTCGTCCGGCTTCAACCTCGGCGCATGTAATGCAGATGGCGCGGGTGCTGTTTCAGCGGGAAGCTACAACACTGGGAAAAGTGGGCAATCATCCCCAGGTGCCCCGTCTGCTCGATTACTTTGAGGCGAACCAGGAATTTTATCTCGTCCAAGAATATATTAGCGGTTCAACGCTCCAGCAGGAAGTCAAGCGATCGGGTCCGTTTAGCGAAGCAGGGGTCAAGCAATTCCTCAGCGAAGTGCTGCCAATGCTGCAATACATTCACAGTCAGCAGGTGATCCACCGCGACATTAAACCTGCGAACCTGATTCGCCGCGCCCAGGATAAAAAGCTGGTGCTGATTGATTTTGGAGCCGTGAAGGATCAGGTCAGCCCCGCAAGGGCAAATGCTTCAGAGAATACGGCACTGACGCAGTATGCGATCGGCACTCCTGGCTATGCGCCGCCGGAACAGATGGCAATGCGTCCGGTTTATGCCAGCGATATCTATGCGTTAGGTGTCACCTGCCTTTATTTACTCACCAGCAAATCTCCGAAGGATATGGAATACGACCCGGCAACGGGGGAGATTCTGTGGCGGCAGTACGTTCACGTCAGCGAACACTTCGCCGAAGTGCTGCAAAAAATGCTGGAAGTATCGGTGCGGCATCGCTATCAAAATGCAGCGGAAGTTCTGCGGGCACTCGATCTGGAACCCTACCTGGATAGTCTGGCGCGCAGCATGGTCAACCAGCCCCACAGATCTCGTCCGGCAGGTTCAACCACACCCGACTGGAATTCTGGCAATCGTACTCAGGGAACGGTTCCTGGCTCGATCGTCCATTCTTCTCCTTCGTCTCCTTCTGCACGCATGGCAGCGGCAATTCGGGCAAGGCAGGCAAAATCGGACAATAGCCGCGCCGACCTGACCCAGATCCAGACAGGTGCTCTCCGACGCAGATCCCCGCAGTCGATCGACGGTTTGCCCCACTCCAGCTCAGGCATGAAGAAAACGGACGATCGCCCCGCAACAGCGCCTCGCAAACTGAACGCCGAGGAGCTGGCGACTGCCTATGCAAAAGGCAGAAGAGACTTTACCTCCCACGATCTGAGCCTGCTTCAATTGCCCAAGGTTGACCTCTCTGGTGCAAATTTTCATAGCGCAAAGCTGTGTAAGACCAACTTGCAGGGCGCGAATCTGTTTAACGCCGATTTCGGCTACGCCAGCCTTGCTCAAGCTATCTGCCGCAACGCCAACTTTGCCAGAGCTTACCTGAGCCATGCGGATCTGGGTGGGGCAGACCTGCGCGGGGCAGATCTGAGCTATGCCTATCTCAGTCAAGCCAATTTGCGGGGCGCGAATCTGTGTGGAGCTGATTTAACGGGCGCAAAAATCACTGATGAGCAGCTTGCAACCGCCCGAACCAATTGGGCAACGATCCATCCCAGCGGTAAGCGCGGACTCTGGTAA
- a CDS encoding GNAT family N-acetyltransferase, whose protein sequence is MDLLELQVVTFAAAAEAIESVRRQVFQEEQGVSAELDFDGLDDGATQIIACWNGKPVGTARIRALNERLAKVERVAVLQSFRGLGIGQALMHKAIEHLICENIAEVKVNAQIQVKNFYERLGFWQQGEPFYEADIPHVEMRKSLAA, encoded by the coding sequence ATGGATTTATTAGAACTGCAAGTTGTAACCTTTGCGGCAGCGGCGGAAGCGATCGAGTCTGTGCGGCGGCAGGTATTTCAGGAAGAACAGGGCGTGTCGGCGGAGCTGGATTTCGATGGTCTGGATGATGGCGCGACCCAAATCATTGCCTGCTGGAATGGCAAACCTGTTGGAACGGCGCGGATTCGGGCTTTAAACGAGCGTTTGGCTAAAGTGGAGCGGGTTGCTGTGCTGCAATCGTTTCGAGGTCTGGGAATTGGTCAGGCACTAATGCATAAGGCGATCGAACATTTAATTTGCGAAAACATTGCAGAAGTCAAAGTCAATGCTCAAATTCAAGTAAAGAATTTTTATGAACGTTTAGGTTTTTGGCAGCAGGGGGAACCCTTTTACGAAGCGGACATCCCGCATGTTGAAATGCGTAAAAGTTTAGCTGCATAA
- the cofH gene encoding 7,8-didemethyl-8-hydroxy-5-deazariboflavin synthase subunit CofH, with protein MLPTSPLPTPHSPLPILDRALNGKDLTIEEGIILLKQTDPAALQAIRETADRLRQQQAGNTVTYVINRNINFTNICEQHCSFCAFRRDEGEEGAYWLNEGVILEKTADAVQRGATEICMQGGLNLQAKHQGTSIAYYVRLIRLIKEAFPQLHLHAFSPQEVQFIAREDDLTYADVITALQEAGVDSMPGTAAEVLDDSVRKILCPEKINSATWLEIVETAHRLGMPTTSTMLSGHIETPEQQIRHLDQLRSLQQRSIEAGKQRISEFILLPFVGQEAPKPLRRRVGRDQPVLSDALLLMAVARIFLGNWIPNHQPSWVKLGLAGATEALTWGCNDIGGTLMEEHITTMAGAQGGTCMDVSDLRSAIESIGRPAQQRDTLYHWIKAEQNQTV; from the coding sequence ATGCTTCCCACCTCCCCACTCCCTACTCCCCACTCCCCACTCCCCATCCTCGATCGCGCCCTGAATGGAAAAGATCTCACCATTGAAGAGGGCATTATTCTCCTCAAACAAACCGACCCCGCCGCACTGCAAGCCATCCGCGAAACTGCCGATCGCCTCAGACAGCAGCAAGCAGGCAACACCGTCACCTATGTCATCAACCGCAATATCAACTTCACCAACATTTGCGAACAGCATTGCAGCTTTTGTGCGTTCCGGCGAGACGAGGGAGAAGAGGGGGCATACTGGCTGAACGAGGGAGTGATTCTGGAAAAGACCGCAGATGCCGTCCAGCGAGGCGCAACGGAAATTTGTATGCAGGGCGGCTTAAACCTCCAGGCAAAGCATCAGGGAACCTCGATCGCCTACTACGTTCGCCTGATTCGTTTAATCAAAGAGGCATTTCCCCAGCTCCATCTCCATGCCTTTTCGCCCCAGGAGGTTCAGTTCATCGCCAGAGAAGACGATCTCACCTACGCGGATGTGATTACGGCTCTCCAAGAAGCAGGCGTTGACTCCATGCCCGGAACCGCTGCGGAAGTGCTAGATGATTCGGTTCGCAAGATTCTTTGTCCTGAAAAAATCAACTCCGCCACCTGGCTAGAAATTGTCGAAACCGCCCATCGGTTGGGAATGCCAACGACCAGCACAATGCTTTCGGGACACATTGAAACCCCAGAGCAACAAATCCGTCATTTAGACCAGCTTCGATCGCTTCAACAACGATCGATCGAAGCTGGCAAACAGCGGATCAGCGAATTTATTCTGCTGCCCTTTGTCGGTCAGGAAGCTCCGAAACCGCTGCGGCGTAGAGTCGGACGCGATCAGCCCGTTCTGTCGGATGCTCTATTGCTAATGGCAGTGGCGCGGATCTTTTTGGGCAACTGGATTCCGAACCATCAGCCAAGCTGGGTCAAGCTCGGACTCGCGGGCGCAACAGAGGCGTTAACGTGGGGCTGCAACGATATCGGTGGCACATTGATGGAAGAACACATCACCACAATGGCAGGGGCACAGGGCGGAACTTGTATGGATGTTTCCGACTTGCGATCGGCGATCGAATCGATTGGTAGACCCGCCCAACAACGCGATACCCTGTACCACTGGATCAAAGCAGAGCAAAATCAAACGGTCTGA
- the pgsA gene encoding CDP-diacylglycerol--glycerol-3-phosphate 3-phosphatidyltransferase: MNLPTWITVSRLLGVPLLLWLLINPTDRTRWIAVGIFLVAAGTDWLDGYLARRLNQVTDLGKFLDPLVDKLLVLAPLLSLVELGQIPAWSVFLILARELTIAGWRVNQTTISGANLWGKLKTVTQIAAIALLIAPLPAPWTTIAIVSFWLAVLLTLISGAIYLMPAKE; this comes from the coding sequence ATGAACCTCCCCACCTGGATCACCGTTTCTCGCCTGCTCGGAGTACCCCTCCTGCTGTGGCTTCTAATTAACCCAACCGATCGCACCCGCTGGATCGCCGTTGGCATTTTCCTTGTAGCTGCCGGAACTGACTGGCTCGATGGCTATCTGGCACGAAGGCTCAATCAAGTCACCGACCTGGGCAAATTCCTCGATCCGCTGGTAGACAAGTTGTTGGTATTGGCTCCCCTGCTGTCGCTGGTCGAACTCGGACAAATTCCCGCCTGGAGCGTATTCCTCATCCTGGCAAGAGAACTGACGATCGCAGGCTGGCGCGTCAACCAAACCACAATCTCCGGCGCAAACCTCTGGGGCAAACTCAAAACCGTCACCCAAATTGCCGCGATCGCCCTCCTGATCGCCCCCCTTCCCGCTCCCTGGACAACGATTGCGATCGTTTCCTTCTGGCTCGCCGTTCTCCTCACCCTCATTTCTGGCGCAATTTATTTAATGCCTGCCAAAGAATAA